Proteins from a single region of Hordeum vulgare subsp. vulgare chromosome 6H, MorexV3_pseudomolecules_assembly, whole genome shotgun sequence:
- the LOC123405059 gene encoding dirigent protein 1-like yields MPRFLFLAALTLALATSTAAARRRQIHLRLYMHDITGGPGQTAVQLVKGPGPAHPFMPGAHFGDTTVIDDALTEGPSAASPAVGRAQGSYMLAGLKEPVLMVSMTVALTGGAYNGSTIAVVGRDDISAAVRELVVAGGTGAFRKATGHVLWRTARMESRDHMVLELDIYATVPGAVAASSDGHRQAGVLNI; encoded by the coding sequence ATGCCTCGCTTCCTCTTCCTCGCGGCTTTGACCCTCGCCTTGGCAACGTCAACGGCTGCCGCGCGGCGCCGGCAGATCCACCTGCGCTTGTACATGCACGACATCACCGGCGGCCCGGGCCAGACGGCGGTGCAGCTCGTGAAGGGGCCTGGCCCCGCGCACCCGTTCATGCCGGGCGCCCACTTCGGCGACACGACGGTGATCGACGACGCGCTGACGGAAGGCCCCAGCGCAGCATCGCCGGCAGTCGGCCGCGCGCAGGGGTCGTACATGCTAGCCGGCCTCAAGGAGCCCGTGCTGATGGTGTCCATGACCGTGGCGCTCACGGGCGGCGCGTACAACGGCAGCACCATCGCCGTGGTGGGCCGCGACGACATCTCCGCCGCGGTCAGGGAGCTCGTGGTCGCCGGCGGCACGGGCGCGTTCCGGAAGGCGACTGGGCACGTCCTGTGGAGGACGGCCAGGATGGAGTCGCGCGACCACATGGTACTGGAGCTGGACATCTACGCGACCGTGCCGGGCGCTGTTGCTGCTTCGAGCGACGGGCATCGTCAGGCCGGCGTTTTGAATATTTAA